The Naumovozyma dairenensis CBS 421 chromosome 3, complete genome genome has a window encoding:
- the PRP42 gene encoding mRNA splicing protein PRP42 (similar to Saccharomyces cerevisiae PRP42 (YDR235W); ancestral locus Anc_8.457), which produces MNKYTSIITDDKFSLLTLRVTEYPKCLSHWETLISHLITKSKPINKALEPELCDLIRNTYESILFHFPYLENYHIDYALFEFKLGNISKVHKTFKQALSIFNQRSLLLWISYLKICNDIILEPKQLFKKYETAEKYIGLHFYSAEFWDLYLKQLEERCIMKNRYFIVLRKILEIPLYSYSKFYAIWLHHIDNIKDLSQLTYLVRKDELLKKFNIDVDFRRRRGLLLLDAKTKLKKLTKELYTVTQCQVLEMFTLFESKITTQYYTSPENLIASDEIVIWEKYINYTINLNITNLIYLNFQRALLPLAHYDLIWIKYANWLIDKENDLPSANNILLQGLKVSLKKSNILKLLYTVLLRMNEIQKLSDILNELEKSYGNKIENTEDFSLFWDFIQFTIFLKNTPSQSRYSDATQSTELLPSSIFEKIMKRLSYGDSKNGQEDILSNLIQLQTKDNTNTIEEEVFKRIIASKWDYYLNNGIFWALYSRLIFFDPSRSYLEKRKYIVSSIWKVASDYNLKNKISLKEFCINYLTDDIEIFEDLFDIHE; this is translated from the coding sequence ATGAATAAATACACATCGATTATAACAGATGACAAATTCTCATTGTTAACCCTGCGGGTAACAGAATATCCAAAATGTTTAAGTCATTGGGAAACCCTTATAAGCCATCTTATAACGAAATCCAAACCAATAAATAAAGCATTAGAACCAGAACTATGTGATCTGATACGAAATACTTATGAATCCATCCTTTTCCATTTTCcatatttggaaaattatcatattgattatgcattatttgaattcaaattggGGAACATTTCCAAAGTTCATAAGACATTTAAACAAGCATTGTCCATTTTCAATCAACGATCTTTGCTTTTATGGATATCgtatttgaagatttgtAATGATATCATTCTGGAACCAAAGCAActttttaagaaatatgAAACCGCCGAAAAATACATTGGTTTACATTTTTATAGTGCAGAATTTTGGGATTTATACTTGAAACAACTAGAAGAACGTTGTATCATGAAAAATAGATATTTTATCGTGCTTCGtaaaatattggaaataCCATTGTACTCATATAGTAAATTTTATGCTATTTGGTTGCAtcatattgataatattaaagatttatcCCAATTGACCTATCTCGTACGTAAAGATGagttattgaaaaaattcaacATAGACGTGGAtttcagaagaagaagaggttTACTTCTTCTAGATGCTAAAACtaaattgaagaaactaaCTAAAGAGTTGTATACTGTCACCCAATGCCAAGTTCTCGAAATGTTTACtttatttgaatcaaaGATTACTACGCAATACTATACTTCTCCAGAAAACTTAATAGCTTCCGATGAAATCGTAATTTGGGAAAAATACATTAATTATACAATAAATTTGAACATTAcaaatttgatatatttaaattttcaaagagCTTTGTTGCCTCTAGCTCATTATGATTTGATTTGGATTAAGTATGCTAATTGGTTAATCGATAAGGAAAATGATCTTCCATCAGCGAATAACATTTTACTACAGGGTCTTAAAgtatctttgaaaaaatcaaatatctTAAAATTGTTATATACTGTCTTATTGAGAATGAATGagattcaaaaattatcagatatcttaaatgaattggaaaaatcGTATGgtaataaaattgaaaataccGAAGACTTTAGCCTATTTTGGgattttattcaatttacTATATTCCTCAAGAATACTCCTTCTCAAAGTCGTTACTCGGATGCTACTCAAAGTACGGAGTTATTGCCATCGTCAATATTcgaaaaaataatgaagagaTTAAGTTATGGTGATTCCAAAAATGGGCAAGAagatatattatcaaatttaatcCAATTACAAACAAAAGATAACACGAATACAatcgaagaagaagtatttaaaagaataatagCTTCCAAATgggattattatttgaataatggGATATTCTGGGCATTATACAGTCGACTGATATTTTTTGACCCATCAAGATCCTACCTggaaaaaaggaaatatatCGTATCTTCTATTTGGAAAGTAGCATCAGATtataatttgaagaataaaatatccTTAAAGGAATTTTGTATAAACTATTTGactgatgatattgaaatctTTGAGGATTTGTTCGACATCCATGAATGA
- the FMN1 gene encoding riboflavin kinase (similar to Saccharomyces cerevisiae FMN1 (YDR236C); ancestral locus Anc_8.459) — MSSRPFDIPIPDEPRDPFPIVTDYYCDIVCGFGRGSKDLGVPTANVEMSQLPASMNSLDLGVYFGFAQLRPVDKTTSRVNRKDGKEVEYNYGEHLSEKRGELDVLPMVLSVGKNPFYGNDFKTAELHILHNFSHNFYGAQVKFNILGHIRPELNYTTKEALIKDINTDIDIAKRTLESVNYIKFKDQF, encoded by the coding sequence ATGTCATCGCGACCATTCGATATCCCAATTCCTGACGAACCAAGGGATCCATTTCCAATTGTTACAGATTATTATTGTGACATTGTATGTGGGTTTGGACGTGGTTCAAAAGACCTTGGAGTCCCCACTGCCAATGTCGAGATGTCACAATTGCCTGCTTCAATGAACTCATTAGATTTAGGAGTCTATTTCGGATTTGCTCAACTAAGACCAGTAGATAAGACTACATCAAGAGTGAACAGAAAAGATGGTAAAGAAGTTGAATACAATTATGGTGAACATTTAAGCGAGAAAAGAGGCGAGCTTGATGTCTTACCAATGGTTTTATCTGTTGGGAAGAATCCATTTTATGGAAATGATTTCAAGACTGCTGAACTTCATATTTTGCATAACTTTTCGCATAACTTTTATGGTGCTCAAgtcaaattcaatatcttgGGACATATTAGACCTGAACTAAATTATACCACTAAGGAAGCCCTTATAAAAGATATCAATACCGATATTGATATTGCCAAACGAACACTTGAATCTGTGAACtatatcaaatttaaagaCCAATTTTAG
- the MRPL7 gene encoding mitochondrial 54S ribosomal protein uL5m (similar to Saccharomyces cerevisiae MRPL7 (YDR237W); ancestral locus Anc_8.461) yields MQKFLVIHTRGFSNTTYAQKAACSIVKPVHHLVKIDKNRLSPRFPELNYSKNDIRSPSFKPTETCQDRVREHYLNTIQPDLLLMNYQHKADIKEGLKKRGWDGTSPYHINRAPRKPKGSVAQFPDIHPIKWNNIPEIKNIVLNCYVKEAKENQLLAISAALQLQQITGCKPKMIYSKSDVPSWKVRKGHHMGAKVELSGYPMSQFLTTLAEIVLPRIREYKGISDKSGNRFGGLSFGLRPEDVRFFPEIDSNQDLWPRTFGMHININTTAQTDEQTRALVSAFQLPFHKA; encoded by the coding sequence ATGCAGAAGTTTTTGGTGATCCATACTCGAGGCTTCTCTAATACCACATATGCTCAGAAAGCAGCATGCTCTATTGTTAAACCAGTGCATCATTTAGTTAAGATCGATAAGAATAGATTATCTCCTAGGTTTCCGGAACTGAATTACAGCAAGAATGACATTAGGTCACCATCGTTTAAGCCAACTGAGACATGTCAAGATCGAGTCAGAGAGcattatttgaatactATCCAACCTGATCTTTTATTGATGAACTATCAACATAAAGCCGATATAAAGGAAGggttgaagaaaagaggATGGGATGGTACCTCCCCATATCATATAAATAGAGCACCAAGGAAACCAAAGGGGTCAGTAGCACAATTCCCAGACATACATCCTATTAAATGGAATAATATACCAGAAATCAAGAATATTGTACTGAATTGTTACGTTAAGGAAGCCAAAGAAAACCAATTGCTGGCCATTAGTGCGGCCTTACAATTGCAACAAATTACTGGTTGCAAACCgaagatgatttattcCAAGTCTGATGTCCCATCGTGGAAAGTTAGGAAAGGTCATCATATGGGTGCTAAAGTAGAACTTTCTGGATATCCAATGTCTCAATTCTTAACAACTTTGGCAGAAATTGTATTACCAAGAATCAGAGAATATAAGGGGATAAGTGATAAATCTGGTAATAGATTCGGCGGACTTTCTTTTGGTCTTAGACCAGAGGACGTTCGCTTCTTCCCAGAGATTGATTCTAATCAAGATTTGTGGCCAAGAACTTTTGGTATGCATATAAACATCAATACAACGGCTCAAACAGATGAACAAACGAGAGCATTAGTAAGTGCTTTCCAATTACCCTTCCACAAGGCTTGA
- the SEC26 gene encoding coatomer subunit beta (similar to Saccharomyces cerevisiae SEC26 (YDR238C); ancestral locus Anc_8.462), with translation MSLDSKAPAYTLVFDPSTNGESYSVSDFQKSLEKGSDNEKISTMKAILATMLEGNPLPELLMHIIRFVMPSKDKRLKKLLYFYWEIVPKLDQEGKLRHEMILVCNAIQHDLQHPNEYIRGNTLRFLTKLRESELLEQMVPSVLQCLQYRHAYVRKYAILAVLSIYNVSEHLLPDAKDIINTFLVAETDPICKRNAFLALSQLDREKALEYLDANIANIDGVDPLLQIAFVEFIRSDATQTPLLKSQYVDLLLELLTSATADEVIFETALALTVLTSNASALITTATKLIDLAVKVSDNNVKLIVLDRIQDINTSNPGALEELTLDLLRILNSEDLDVRSKALDIAMDLVTSRNAEDVVQLLKKEIQTTVSNSANDKSLEYRELLIKTIRGIAIRFSEMSANVVSLLLDLVSELNSTAASGIISFVKEVMEKYPQLRQELLNHLLNSLVNIKSAKAYRGALWVIGEYALTDNEIQNCWKHIRSNVGEVPILQAERKKLNKTNDESNEGEEQKHKQAGPVILPDGTYATESAFDSVKDTSYKNQDEDDNETLPIRRFVLGGDFYTASILASTIIKLVLRFEKQGSNVSITNALKAEALLILVSIIRVGESSIVKKRIDEDSSERLMTAIGILLDEVNPHETPAEKELLELAFLDATKNSFKSHLAISKRDKKRIVSKTLKKNTEPIEKAVMFRQFINADSNVVQKDSIEEDLELATNGDSAALKRRTMTSSLKKIVPLTGFSDPVYAEACITNNQFDVVLDVLLVNQTKETLKNLHVQFATLGDLKIIDNPPKTNVIPHGFHRITITVKVSSADTGVIFGNIIYDGGHGEDARYVILNDVHIDIMDYIKPARTDDDTFRTMWNAFEWENKISVKSALPTLHTYLNELVKGTNMGILTPTEALGEEDSRFLSCNLYARSSFGEDALANLCIERNPTTNEVVGYVRIRSKGQGLALSLGDRVALIAKQNNNARVTRV, from the coding sequence ATGTCACTAGATTCGAAAGCTCCAGCGTACACGTTGGTTTTTGATCCATCTACCAATGGTGAAAGCTATTCCGTGTCAGATTTCCAAAAATCCTTAGAAAAGGGATCcgataatgaaaaaataagcACTATGAAGGCTATCTTGGCTACCATGTTAGAAGGTAACCCATTACCTGAATTATTGATGCATATCATTAGATTTGTCATGCCATCCAAAGACAAAAGATTAAAAAaactattatatttttactGGGAGATCGTTCCAAAACTTGATCAAGAGGGTAAATTAAGACATGAAATGATTTTGGTTTGTAATGCAATTCAACATGATTTGCAACATCCAAATGAATACATTAGGGGTAATACCTTAAGATTTTTGACGAAATTGAGAGAATCTGAACTATTAGAGCAAATGGTCCCATCTGTTTTACAATGTTTACAATATCGTCATGCATACGTCCGTAAATATGCAATCTTAGCTGTCTTATCCATTTACAACGTTAGTGAACATTTATTACCAGATGCGAAGGATATTATCAACACTTTCTTGGTTGCTGAAACTGATCCAATCTGTAAAAGAAATGCATTTTTGGCCCTTTCTCAATTAGACCGTGAGAAGGCTTTAGAATATTTAGATGCTAATATTGCCAATATAGATGGTGTTGATCCTCTATTGCAAATTGCATTTGTTGAATTCATTAGAAGCGATGCTACTCAAACTCCATTATTGAAGTCACAGTACGTTGACTTGTTGTtagaattattaacaaGTGCCACGGCTGATGAAGTCATATTTGAAACTGCCTTAGCTCTGACTGTTTTGACTTCCAACGCCTCAGCTTTAATTACAACTGCTACTAAATTGATCGATCTAGCTGTAAAAGTTTCTGATAATAACGTTAAATTGATCGTTTTAGATAGAATCCAAGATATCAATACAAGTAACCCGGGTGcattagaagaattgaCTTTAGATTTATTACGTATTTTGAATTCTGAAGATTTAGATGTTCGTTCCAAAGCTTTAGATATTGCTATGGATCTAGTTACATCAAGAAACGCTGAAGATGTTGTccaattattaaagaaagaaattcaaactACAGTTAGTAACAGTGcaaatgataaatcttTGGAATATAGAGAATTGTTAATTAAGACAATTCGTGGTATCGCCATTAGATTCAGTGAAATGTCTGCTAATGTAGTTTCTTTACTTTTAGATCTTGTTAGTGAATTGAATTCGACTGCTGCCAGTGGTATCATTTCTTTTGTTAAGGAAGTTATGGAAAAATATCCTCAATTACgtcaagaattattaaatcatttattgaattcattagTTAATATTAAATCCGCAAAGGCATACCGTGGTGCTTTATGGGTCATTGGTGAATATGCTTTAACTGATAATGAAATCCAAAATTGTTGGAAACATATCCGTAGTAATGTAGGTGAAGTCCCAATTCTTCAAGCcgaaagaaagaaattaaataaaacaaatgatgaatcaaACGAAGGTGAAGAACAGAAACATAAGCAAGCTGGTCCGGTCATTTTACCAGATGGTACATATGCTACTGAGAGCGCCTTTGATTCAGTGAAAGATACAAGCTATAAAAatcaagatgaagatgataacGAAACCCTTCCAATTCGTCGTTTTGTACTAGGTGGTGACTTCTATACTGCATCCATCCTTGCTAGTACGATAATCAAGTTAGTTCTGAGATTCGAAAAGCAAGGTTCAAATGTCAGTATTACAAACGCATTGAAAGCTGAAGCTTTATTGATTTTGGTCAGTATTATCAGAGTCGGTGAAAGTTCCATCGTTAAGAAGAGGATTGATGAAGATTCCTCTGAAAGATTAATGACTGCCATTGGTATCTTATTAGATGAAGTTAACCCACATGAAACTCCAGctgaaaaggaattattGGAGTTAGCATTCTTAGATGCTACaaaaaattctttcaaatctcATCTTGCTATTTCCAAACGTGACAAAAAGAGAATTGTTTCTAAaactttgaagaagaatactGAGCCAATTGAAAAGGCCGTTATGTTCAGACAATTTATTAATGCTGACTCAAACGTGGTACAAAAGGATAGTATCGAAGAAGATCTTGAACTTGCTACGAATGGGGATTCTGCCGCTTTGAAAAGACGTACTATGACATCctcattgaagaagattgTTCCCTTAACCGGGTTTTCAGATCCTGTGTATGCAGAAGCCTGTATTACCAACAATCAATTCGATGTTGTGTTAGATGTCTTACTAGTCAATCAAACTAAGGAaactttaaagaatttgcATGTTCAATTTGCTACTCTAGGTGATTTGAAGATCATTGATAACCCTCCAAAGACTAACGTCATTCCTCATGGGTTCCATAGGATTACTATAACGGTTAAGGTTTCGTCTGCTGACACAGGTGTTATATTCGGTAACATTATTTACGATGGTGGTCATGGTGAAGATGCTCGTTATGTTATTTTGAATGACGTTCATATTGATATAATGGATTACATTAAACCGGCTAGGACGGATGATGATACGTTCCGTACAATGTGGAATGCATTCGAAtgggaaaataaaatatcagTGAAATCAGCTTTGCCTACATTACATACATACTTAAATGAGTTAGTGAAGGGCACTAATATGGGTATCTTGACTCCAACGGAAGCATTGGGTGAAGAGGATTCAAGATTCTTGAGTTGTAATCTATATGCTAGATCCTCTTTCGGTGAAGATGCATTGGCTAACTTAtgtattgaaagaaatcCAACTACAAATGAAGTAGTCGGGTACGTCCGTATTCGTTCAAAGGGACAAGGTTTGGCATTATCCTTAGGTGATAGAGTGGCATTGATTGCCAAGCAAAATAATAACGCAAGAGTAACTCGTGTTTAA
- the NDAI0C05080 gene encoding uncharacterized protein (similar to Saccharomyces cerevisiae YDR239C; ancestral locus Anc_8.463) — MFGNGTNNKNKRKSYFFFGNENKPSESVHNTTKANTVTTSKPLKPKSSPTGKITANKSPLSASRNVSTAGSHSNPNLSAATKLKKPLDSTPLRNTNPFLERQETNTSSLYSLADRADPLVLPRGSTPCKDSRNPFLDSMSEPGQSQGHPARARRRPPPPLDMELVKNATQEIKLEQDHNVSELTKLSINSENTTTQESRLKSDSTIQAEPVHKPYQQHVRQRSEAEKLEDDIDAYIIQHSREQSVKLTPPRSNSYTSDKQFRITNSSSSNDNIPDLRPWTDTSGDMITPEYPLMYTPHFASAEDRNDHDIKEKPLEDDTDRNKDRFSFTTSVSEKSVRSIPNGAVNLKVQNDSPILPASTPAIKDLPPEQMHMLNDDENSIQQSEENIVLRIANNDLTKSVSNKPEEDSYDGNPSRSFTKMSTASSSSNSSSAFLSHKDDINQRDESFESDDEHRQFRVVNEDRPNFYMDGDDSMTMDNEDKQTVNTEHSSASSYNYEVAPKNTKGLKIDGQHTQDDSSSISTNPSIMNNIPTLLSSEHASLTNTPILNKEENLGSPPVKLQVNTDTPALSASLSTPSKRSLNTTITSQSLPSPKAEKMGTLVSSYVEELRLKYYKTSNFLQAPPNLPSSLKQKNNIIQPKNIRVRIRTSSKQIGIKHGKVKQKLLTLETTNEESNDLNGTKLNVDHTKEFHKLLNKENSLDGPSNSSIVKDVDFEEDFMKEIPGDEAYDSDDAMAPLREKKKNNINNNPSKISRNNTVVSYYTKKLRKNGAASGNDYAANHELPTDIPLDDYKEKQSFSSNKPERSDSTDSNDSNILDMEYSLGKGLHVANPDSD, encoded by the coding sequence ATGTTTGGAAATGGGACAAACAATAAGAATAAACGAAAGTCCTACTTCTTTTTTGggaatgaaaataaaccTTCTGAATCTGTTCACAATACAACTAAAGCTAATACTGTAACTACATCTAAACCACTGAAGCCTAAATCATCCCCTACAGGGAAAATTACTGCAAATAAGTCACCCTTATCTGCCTCAAGAAATGTGTCCACTGCAGGAAGCCATTCCAATCCAAATTTATCTGCCGCTACTAAACTTAAGAAGCCATTGGATTCAACACCACTACGAAATACCAACCCATTTTTGGAGCGCCAAGAAACAAATacttcatcattatattctCTAGCTGACCGTGCGGATCCACTCGTTTTACCACGAGGGTCCACCCCTTGTAAAGACTCCCGAAATCCATTCTTAGACAGCATGTCGGAACCAGGTCAATCTCAAGGGCATCCAGCAAGGGCAAGACGTCGACCTCCACCTCCTCTTGACATGGAACTAGTTAAAAATGCGACCCAAGAGATTAAACTAGAACAAGATCATAACGTATCTGAATTAACTAAactttcaataaattcagAAAATACCACAACTCAAGAATCCCGTTTAAAGTCCGATTCCACAATTCAAGCTGAGCCAGTACATAAACCATATCAACAACATGTAAGGCAGCGATCAGAAGCagaaaaattggaagatgatattgatgcATATATAATTCAGCACAGCAGAGAGCAATCTGTTAAACTGACCCCACCGAGGTCTAATAGTTATACAAGTGATAAACAATTTAGAATTACCAATAGTTCCTCTAGCAATGACAATATCCCAGATTTACGTCCGTGGACGGATACTTCAGGTGATATGATTACGCCAGAATATCCACTAATGTATACACCTCACTTTGCTTCTGCCGAGGATCGTAACGACCATGATATAAAGGAGAAACCCCTAGAGGATGATACAGATAGAAATAAGGATAGGTTCTCATTTACGACATCGGTAAGTGAAAAGTCAGTACGAAGTATACCGAATGGGGCTGTTAACCTAAAGGTCCAAAATGATTCGCCGATTTTGCCAGCCTCAACACCTGCCATCAAGGACCTACCCCCTGAACAGATGCATATGttgaatgatgatgaaaattcaattcaacAATCGGAAGAAAACATTGTACTAAGAATagcaaataatgatttgacTAAGTCCGTGTCCAATAAGCCAGAAGAAGATTCGTATGACGGAAATCCATCTAGATCGTTTACAAAAATGTCTACTGCAAGCTCCAGCTCGAATTCAAGTTCTGCTTTTCTCTCACATAAAGACGATATAAATCAACGAGATGAGAGCTTCGAATCTGATGACGAACATAGACAATTTCGAGTGGTAAACGAAGATCGACCTAATTTTTATATGGATGGAGATGATTCTATGACGAtggataatgaagataaacAAACAGTAAATACAGAGCACTCCTCTGCTAGTTCATATAACTATGAAGTTGCACCCAAAAATACTAAGGGACTGAAAATCGATGGACAACACACGCAGGATGATTCTAGTAGTATCTCAACTAATCCTTCAATTATGAACAATATTCCCACTTTGCTATCTTCAGAGCATGCAAGTCTAACTAATACGCCTATActaaataaagaagaaaaccTTGGATCACCCCCTGTTAAATTACAAGTCAATACAGATACACCTGCCTTGTCGGCATCTCTAAGCACCCCGAGTAAAAGAAGTCTTAACACTACAATAACATCTCAATCATTACCATCCCCTAAAGCTGAGAAGATGGGGACATTAGTGTCGAGTTATGTTGAAGAATTACgattaaaatattacaagACATCTAACTTTTTACAAGCTCCACCAAACTTACCGTCATCATTAAAGCAGAAGAATAACATAATTCAACCTAAGAACATTAGAGTTAGAATCAGAACAAGTTCCAAACAAATTGGTATAAAGCATGGTAAAGTGAAGCAAAAACTATTGACATTGGAGACCACCAATGAAGAGAGCAATGATTTAAATGGTACGAAACTGAATGTGGATCATACTAAGGAATTCCATAAATTActaaataaagaaaatagtCTCGATGGTCCATCCAATTCAAGTATTGTAAAAGATGTTGATTTTGAGGAAGACTTTATGAAAGAAATTCCCGGTGATGAGGCTTATGATAGTGATGATGCCATGGCGCCATTaagagaaaagaagaaaaataacattaataataatccttcaaaaatttcaagaaataatacCGTTGTTAGTTATTATactaaaaaattaagaaaaaatggCGCTGCTTCTGGCAATGATTATGCGGCAAACCATGAATTACCCACGGATATACCACTAGATGATTACAAGGAAAAACAATCCTTTAGTTCTAACAAGCCGGAAAGGAGTGATTCGACAGATAgtaatgattcaaatatcCTAGATATGGAATATTCTCTCGGTAAGGGTTTACATGTTGCTAATCCTGATTCAGACTAG
- the SNU56 gene encoding Snu56p (similar to Saccharomyces cerevisiae SNU56 (YDR240C); ancestral locus Anc_8.464), producing MPVKKRPRSYDTTFDLPTRKRRYQYSDIFESQDIWKNLDRIRAFHKNAEILIKNSCIFIDISPKADLDDIKLCLKKLNKFVSSKELQFHKSKDETFSSFITLQNFNILDCCLVLPILFALKSKASLRPLNRDFFKIPIDIPIGGTVYIHRNCKTEILRTQTQNTDIKFNVSEISQISNFKELHMNLPANKSLTHFMNAIVSFFSNAKFGKRADNISKRFAVALKGNEKRLKFGLSETSFIANGNGLFDMNLLMKSNIPIIETSEKNIANFVNTLKEYDNPTKPATLNTTVDRDLSKQNIKTVDSQTQRTQTAAQYQAQQQQRLQTDKQQATTSRYGTATSTINLSTTQESRLRHPADGTQQLSERPNFMTQEQIKEHCLATLKAAESYVKSKSLYQILKLYIKCPRRDYIDQVYQNLNDLRSTTNCNIVVLNLNNLHESDTWFSTLDVSKFTSFVQQPHQSTVRVVSIGGVGEYILKALEAISKIMEA from the coding sequence ATGCCTGTAAAGAAGAGACCTAGATCTTACGACACCACCTTTGATTTACCTACaaggaaaagaagataCCAATATTCAGATATCTTTGAGTCTCAAGATATTTGGAAGAATCTGGACAGAATAAGAGCTTTCCATAAAAATGCagaaatattaattaaaaacAGTTGCATTTTCATCGACATATCACCTAAAGCAGATTTAGACGATATTAAACTGTGTCTAAAAAAGTTGAATAAATTCGTTTCAAGTAAAGAACTACAATTCCATAAAAGCAAAGATGAAACCTTTTCGTCCTTTATCACtttacaaaatttcaatattctaGATTGTTGCTTGGTACTACCGATATTATTTGCACTGAAATCCAAAGCATCACTCAGACCACTCAATAGAGATTTCTTCAAGATACCAATTGATATCCCTATTGGAGGAACTGTTTACATTCATAGAAATTGCAAAACAGAAATATTACGAACTCAAACACAAAATACCGACATTAAATTTAACGTTTCTGAAATATCACAAATATCCAACTTTAAAGAATTGCATATGAATCTCCCAGCTAATAAAAGTTTGACACATTTTATGAATGCTATAGTTAGCTTTTTCTCAAATGCAAAATTCGGTAAAAGAGCAGATAATATCTCAAAAAGGTTTGCAGTTGCATTAAAAGGTAATGAAAAACGCCTTAAATTTGGATTATCTGAAACTTCTTTTATTGCCAATGGGAATGGCCTCTTTGATATGAACTTGTTAATGAAAAGTAATATTCCAATTATAGAAACTTCAGAGAAGAACATAGcaaattttgtaaatacTCTCAAAGAATACGACAATCCTACGAAACCGGCGACGCTAAATACCACAGTAGATAGGGATCTaagtaaacaaaatataaaaacaGTGGATTCTCAAACACAACGAACTCAAACAGCAGCGCAATATCAGGCacagcagcaacaacgACTTCAAACTGATAAGCAGCAAGCCACAACTTCTAGATATGGTACCGCAACAAGCAcaataaatctttcaacCACCCAAGAGTCACGATTAAGGCACCCAGCTGATGGGACACAGCAATTATCTGAAAGACCGAACTTTATGACTCAAGAACAAATTAAAGAGCATTGTTTAGCAACGTTAAAAGCTGCAGAATCATATGTGAAGAGTAAATCATTGTACCAGATCTTAAAGTTATATATCAAATGCCCTAGACGAGATTATATTGATCAAGTgtatcaaaatttaaatgaCTTACGTTCAACAACCAATTgtaatattgttgttttaaatttaaacaACCTGCATGAATCTGACACATGGTTTTCAACATTAGATGTTTCTAAATTTACTAGCTTTGTCCAACAACCGCATCAAAGCACTGTTCGTGTTGTCAGTATTGGTGGTGTGGGAGAATACATTCTTAAGGCACTGGAGGCAATTTCGAAGATAATGGAGGCatga
- the NHP2 gene encoding snoRNA-binding protein NHP2 (similar to Saccharomyces cerevisiae NHP2 (YDL208W); ancestral locus Anc_8.465), which produces MAKESKESKESKSVDNYDARMPAVLPFAKPLASKKLNKKVLKTVKKASKAKNVKRGVKEVVKALRKGDKGLVVIAGDISPADVISHLPVLCEDNSVPYIFVPSKQDLGSAGATKRPTSVVFIVPGSNKKKEAKAKEEEYKDAFNEVVKEVTAL; this is translated from the coding sequence ATGGCTAAAGAAAGTAAAGAATCTAAAGAATCCAAGAGTGTCGATAACTACGATGCTAGAATGCCTGCGGTTCTACCATTTGCTAAACCATTAGCAtccaagaaattgaataagAAAGTCTTGAAGACAGTTAAGAAGGCATCAAAGGCTAAAAATGTAAAGAGAGGTGTTAAAGAGGTCGTTAAGGCTTTGAGAAAGGGTGATAAAGGTTTGGTCGTCATTGCTGGTGATATTTCTCCTGCAGATGTCATTTCTCATTTACCTGTTCTCTGTGAAGATAACTCTGTCCCATACATCTTTGTCCCATCTAAGCAAGATCTTGGGTCTGCTGGTGCCACTAAGAGACCAACTTCGGTGGTGTTCATCGTTCCAGGTAGtaataagaagaaagaagcTAAGgctaaagaagaagaatataaagatgCTTTCAATGAAGTTGTAAAGGAAGTCACTGCTCTTTAA